In one Neobacillus sp. WH10 genomic region, the following are encoded:
- the treC gene encoding alpha,alpha-phosphotrehalase: MSTAWWKKAVVYQIYPKSFNDTTGNGTGDIQGIIEKLDYLKELGVDVLWLTPIYQSPQSDNGYDISDYYSIHEDYGTMEDFDRLLAEAHKRGLKILMDIVINHTSTEHNWFKQAKSSKDNPYRDFYIWKDGKNGEPPTNWESKFGGSAWEYDETTEQFYLHLFDVTQADLNWENEKVRETLYEMMHFWLKKGVDGFRLDVINLISKDQHFPLDDSDGRKFYTDGPRIHEFLHEMNEKVFSQYNIMTVGEMSSTSIDNCIKYTNPKQEELNMTFSFHHLKVDYPNGDKWTKAEFDFQSLKQILSKWQIEMNQGGGWNALFWCNHDQPRVVSRFGNDKKYHKKSAKMLATALHMMQGTPYIYQGEEFGMTNPNFNSINDYRDVESLNIFNIKKSEGLTEQEIIEILKQKSRDNSRTPVQWNAGKNAGFTTGTPWIQTAANFNKINAENAIQDPDSIFYHYQKLNRLRKEYNVVTDGAFEIILDDNEDIFAYVRTNESEKLLVINNFYDKARTISLPKQLKLEDYKSKMLLSNYDDSGLRGKDILLRPYESIVYYLKK; this comes from the coding sequence ATGTCAACAGCATGGTGGAAAAAAGCAGTCGTTTATCAAATCTATCCAAAAAGCTTTAATGACACTACCGGAAATGGTACCGGTGATATCCAAGGCATTATTGAAAAACTAGACTACTTAAAAGAACTTGGGGTAGATGTCCTCTGGCTCACTCCAATCTATCAATCTCCACAAAGTGATAACGGTTATGATATTAGCGATTACTACTCGATTCACGAAGATTATGGAACAATGGAAGACTTTGACAGACTTCTTGCTGAAGCGCATAAACGCGGCTTAAAAATTCTAATGGATATTGTTATAAACCATACTTCTACAGAGCATAATTGGTTCAAACAAGCTAAATCCTCCAAGGATAATCCCTACCGTGACTTTTATATTTGGAAGGATGGCAAAAATGGCGAGCCTCCGACAAACTGGGAGTCTAAATTTGGGGGATCTGCTTGGGAGTATGATGAAACGACAGAACAATTTTATCTGCATTTGTTCGATGTTACACAAGCAGATTTAAACTGGGAAAATGAAAAGGTTCGCGAAACATTGTATGAAATGATGCATTTTTGGCTAAAAAAAGGGGTCGATGGCTTTCGTTTGGATGTCATAAATTTAATTTCAAAAGACCAGCACTTCCCTCTGGACGACAGCGATGGACGCAAATTTTATACTGACGGTCCAAGAATCCATGAATTTTTACATGAAATGAACGAAAAAGTCTTTTCTCAATACAACATCATGACGGTTGGGGAAATGTCTTCTACTTCCATTGATAATTGCATTAAATACACTAACCCTAAACAAGAGGAATTGAATATGACGTTCAGTTTCCATCACTTGAAGGTTGATTATCCAAATGGCGATAAATGGACGAAAGCAGAATTTGATTTTCAATCGTTGAAACAGATTTTGTCAAAATGGCAAATAGAAATGAATCAAGGCGGCGGGTGGAATGCACTTTTCTGGTGTAATCATGACCAGCCCCGAGTTGTCTCTCGTTTCGGAAATGACAAGAAGTATCACAAGAAATCGGCCAAAATGCTGGCTACCGCCCTTCATATGATGCAAGGAACCCCTTATATTTATCAGGGAGAGGAATTCGGAATGACCAACCCGAATTTTAACTCAATCAATGATTATCGCGACGTTGAATCTTTGAATATTTTTAATATCAAAAAAAGTGAAGGATTGACTGAACAAGAGATTATTGAAATCCTAAAACAAAAATCTCGGGATAATTCAAGAACACCTGTACAGTGGAACGCTGGCAAAAACGCGGGCTTCACGACAGGAACACCTTGGATTCAAACGGCAGCAAACTTTAATAAAATAAATGCGGAAAATGCCATACAGGATCCAGACTCTATTTTTTATCACTACCAAAAGTTAAATCGACTAAGAAAAGAATATAACGTGGTAACCGATGGTGCTTTCGAGATTATTCTTGATGATAATGAAGACATTTTTGCATATGTAAGAACAAACGAATCGGAAAAATTACTAGTTATCAACAATTTTTATGACAAAGCAAGAACAATCTCCCTCCCTAAGCAATTAAAGCTTGAAGACTATAAGAGCAAGATGTTACTCTCTAATTATGACGATTCTGGCCTCCGAGGAAAGGATATTCTACTTAGGCCGTATGAATCAATTGTGTACTACTTGAAAAAATGA
- the treR gene encoding trehalose operon repressor encodes MTKKYLTIYNSIVEQIKSGEIPQQTLLPSENELKDQFNTSRETIRKALNLLSQNGYIQKVRGKGSIVIDISKFDFPVSGLVSFKELASKMGSKPKTIVNELSLIKPDGFIRQQLQLGSKDLIWKVVRTREMGGEKIILDKDFLSNKYVPSLTEEICADSIYQYLENELNLTISFAKKEIVVAEPTTEDRTLLDLEGFHNVVVIKNFVYLEDATLFQYTESRHRPDKFRFVDFARRTHKS; translated from the coding sequence ATGACAAAAAAGTACCTAACCATCTATAACAGTATTGTCGAGCAAATTAAAAGTGGGGAAATTCCACAGCAGACGCTTCTCCCCTCTGAAAACGAATTAAAGGACCAATTCAACACATCAAGGGAAACCATTCGAAAGGCGTTAAATCTGCTCTCACAAAATGGTTATATTCAAAAAGTTAGAGGAAAAGGTTCGATTGTCATTGACATCAGCAAATTTGATTTTCCGGTTTCAGGCTTAGTAAGTTTTAAAGAACTGGCAAGTAAAATGGGCAGTAAACCGAAAACGATCGTCAACGAGTTATCATTAATCAAGCCTGATGGTTTTATTCGGCAGCAGCTCCAGCTTGGAAGTAAAGACCTTATCTGGAAAGTAGTCCGTACGCGAGAAATGGGCGGCGAGAAAATCATTTTAGATAAGGATTTTTTATCTAACAAGTACGTCCCTTCATTAACTGAAGAGATCTGTGCCGACTCGATTTATCAATATCTTGAAAATGAATTAAACTTAACTATAAGCTTTGCAAAAAAAGAAATTGTCGTGGCCGAGCCTACAACAGAGGACCGTACCCTGCTGGATCTTGAAGGCTTTCACAATGTGGTCGTCATCAAAAACTTTGTTTACTTGGAGGATGCTACCCTTTTCCAATACACAGAATCACGGCACCGCCCTGATAAATTTCGTTTTGTTGACTTCGCAAGGAGAACTCACAAATCTTAA
- a CDS encoding spore germination protein, whose protein sequence is MPVTIRGPLQIHNVVTNGNVKFGDSFFLTPKDVSKVFAGSGAVNIGIGAITNTVVNSTNYIHPDVIDQPNTGNN, encoded by the coding sequence ATGCCTGTAACTATTCGTGGACCATTACAAATTCATAACGTCGTTACAAATGGTAATGTCAAATTCGGCGATTCCTTTTTTTTAACACCTAAGGATGTATCGAAGGTGTTTGCTGGGTCTGGAGCAGTTAACATAGGAATAGGGGCTATCACTAATACCGTTGTGAACAGTACGAATTATATTCACCCTGATGTAATTGATCAGCCGAATACTGGAAATAATTAA
- a CDS encoding spore germination protein produces the protein MPANIFGPIQITTISANGVVEFGDSLVVSPKVASKTPSGAGSFNTAIWVMTSTAANNTIFINSSVTDQPISGTL, from the coding sequence ATGCCTGCAAATATTTTTGGACCCATACAAATTACTACAATCAGTGCAAATGGTGTGGTCGAATTTGGTGATAGCCTTGTTGTATCACCGAAGGTTGCAAGTAAAACGCCTAGTGGAGCTGGATCATTTAACACAGCAATTTGGGTTATGACAAGTACGGCTGCAAACAATACAATTTTCATTAACTCCAGTGTAACTGATCAGCCAATTTCGGGAACATTATAA
- a CDS encoding spore germination protein, with protein sequence MIGYDRDNIDIDEISGGVVNFDGSLVISPKTASKSAFGAGSNNTAVFNIAITGTNLTNTYAIDFLDQQVSGNL encoded by the coding sequence ATGATTGGTTATGACCGAGATAATATTGATATAGACGAAATTTCAGGAGGAGTCGTTAATTTTGACGGTTCACTAGTTATTTCTCCAAAAACTGCTTCAAAAAGTGCCTTTGGTGCAGGTTCCAATAACACTGCAGTTTTCAATATTGCTATTACTGGTACAAATTTAACGAATACGTATGCAATTGATTTCTTGGACCAACAAGTAAGTGGCAATCTCTAA
- a CDS encoding glycosyltransferase encodes MWTSNYITSATTAGAEDQKLVLTRLLKNQEDIGNAVKPLYGEKAGNKLTDLLKEHIVIAGKIVDAGKSGNEALVKQLNKEWYRNADEIAAFLSGANPYLKNEDLKNLLYAHLKLVTNDLSASLAKDWNARIVSIDEGVTHIILMADTISAGVVKQFPDKFKK; translated from the coding sequence TTGTGGACAAGTAATTATATTACAAGTGCAACAACAGCTGGAGCGGAGGATCAAAAACTGGTACTGACTAGGCTTCTAAAAAATCAGGAGGATATTGGTAATGCTGTAAAGCCACTATACGGAGAGAAAGCTGGCAACAAACTTACGGATTTGCTTAAGGAGCATATTGTTATTGCGGGAAAGATTGTAGATGCGGGTAAAAGCGGAAATGAAGCCTTGGTGAAACAGCTAAACAAAGAATGGTATAGAAATGCAGATGAAATAGCAGCTTTCCTTAGCGGTGCCAACCCCTATTTGAAAAATGAGGATCTAAAAAATTTGCTGTATGCACATCTGAAATTAGTGACAAATGATTTATCTGCAAGCTTAGCAAAAGATTGGAACGCAAGAATCGTTTCAATTGACGAAGGTGTCACACATATTATCCTAATGGCAGATACTATCTCTGCAGGAGTTGTAAAGCAATTTCCGGATAAGTTTAAAAAATAA
- a CDS encoding GNAT family N-acetyltransferase, with protein sequence MIYDNQNKTITTKRLVLRLFQKSDAAPVSKLCNNYNIYKSTLSLPYPYSLEDALSWIERHLDNFNANKSYEFAITDKESGELFGAIALSNNQMFNNGEIAYWIGEEFWGKGYATEAAEAILQFAFAEKQYHKVFARYFNSNPASGRVMQKLGMKKEGILIDHVWKENRYEDLVYYGIINSVGL encoded by the coding sequence ATGATATATGACAATCAAAATAAAACAATTACCACTAAAAGGCTAGTACTAAGACTATTTCAAAAATCTGATGCAGCACCTGTTTCTAAACTTTGTAATAATTATAATATTTATAAAAGTACATTGTCCCTACCTTATCCATACTCTTTAGAGGATGCTTTGTCGTGGATTGAACGTCATCTTGATAATTTTAATGCTAATAAATCATATGAATTTGCAATAACAGATAAAGAAAGTGGAGAATTATTTGGAGCAATAGCTTTATCTAACAACCAAATGTTTAATAATGGTGAAATTGCCTATTGGATTGGTGAAGAATTTTGGGGAAAAGGATATGCTACAGAGGCAGCGGAAGCAATATTACAATTTGCATTTGCTGAAAAACAATACCATAAAGTATTTGCTCGTTACTTTAATTCAAATCCAGCTTCAGGGAGAGTTATGCAAAAATTAGGCATGAAAAAAGAAGGGATATTAATTGACCATGTTTGGAAAGAAAATCGATATGAAGACCTAGTATATTATGGAATTATTAACTCGGTAGGTTTATAG
- a CDS encoding amino acid transporter, protein MKEENKPFNDVIDHINKIEGNAADITKDSVKKLPKPLKYFGYFLAGFLSISILLMIILNLLH, encoded by the coding sequence ATGAAAGAAGAAAATAAACCATTTAATGATGTAATAGACCACATAAACAAGATAGAAGGAAATGCTGCAGATATTACCAAGGATTCAGTAAAAAAGTTGCCAAAACCATTAAAATATTTTGGGTATTTTCTAGCTGGCTTCTTATCAATATCTATCTTGTTAATGATTATTTTAAATTTATTACACTAA
- a CDS encoding DUF3291 domain-containing protein, with the protein MALVSIYTVGRLNHPYDHPASREFFEVGYEVFRQANKSGQLIEAFSSNGVPFPEEVKKGDGSPIITLTVWKSLQSLYRFTYSGKHMQALRDRGKWMESYQEKHLSYVVWWTEKLKDISWDEAFKRYNYYIQNGPTPFAFDFKHAFDEKGETCLVK; encoded by the coding sequence ATGGCTTTAGTTTCAATCTATACTGTTGGTAGGTTAAATCACCCCTATGACCACCCTGCCTCTCGTGAATTTTTTGAAGTGGGATATGAAGTATTTCGTCAGGCAAATAAATCAGGACAACTTATAGAGGCATTTTCATCTAATGGAGTCCCTTTTCCTGAAGAAGTCAAAAAGGGGGATGGTTCCCCTATTATTACTCTAACGGTTTGGAAAAGCCTTCAATCCTTATATCGTTTTACCTATTCAGGTAAGCATATGCAAGCGTTGCGAGATAGGGGCAAATGGATGGAGTCTTATCAAGAGAAACACCTTTCATATGTTGTGTGGTGGACAGAGAAGCTGAAGGATATCTCATGGGATGAGGCTTTCAAGAGATACAACTATTATATTCAGAATGGACCCACTCCTTTTGCATTTGATTTTAAGCATGCGTTTGATGAAAAAGGGGAGACATGCTTGGTTAAGTAG
- a CDS encoding SOS response-associated peptidase, producing MCGRFTLTATFEEIINHFDIQSFLEEELYSPSYNIAPSQSVLAVINDGRVNRMGFLKWGLVPPWAKDLSVGNKMINARAETISEKPSFRNAFKKKRCIVIADSFYEWKRHEDKTKTPMRIKLKSNELFAMAGIWEGWKSPDGKTLYTCSVITTGPNELMKDIHDRMPAILKREDEKIWLDTAISDTTRLKPLLVPFDENEMETYEVSSLVNSPKNNSIELIQKIC from the coding sequence ATGTGCGGCCGTTTCACACTAACAGCAACTTTCGAAGAAATCATTAATCATTTCGATATTCAATCCTTCCTAGAGGAAGAGCTTTATTCTCCAAGCTATAATATTGCCCCTTCACAGTCGGTTTTAGCGGTAATAAATGATGGAAGGGTGAATCGGATGGGATTCCTTAAATGGGGGTTAGTCCCTCCATGGGCAAAAGATTTATCGGTTGGTAATAAAATGATCAATGCCAGAGCTGAAACAATTTCAGAAAAACCAAGCTTTCGGAATGCCTTCAAAAAGAAACGCTGTATCGTCATAGCTGATAGCTTTTATGAATGGAAACGCCATGAAGATAAAACCAAAACCCCAATGCGGATAAAACTTAAGTCGAATGAATTGTTTGCCATGGCAGGAATCTGGGAGGGCTGGAAGTCACCAGATGGTAAAACACTCTATACTTGTTCTGTGATCACAACCGGTCCCAATGAATTAATGAAAGATATTCACGACCGCATGCCTGCGATTTTGAAACGAGAAGATGAAAAAATTTGGCTGGATACAGCAATTTCTGATACTACACGTCTAAAACCATTGCTTGTCCCTTTCGATGAAAATGAAATGGAGACATATGAAGTCTCTTCCTTAGTCAACTCACCTAAAAATAACTCGATTGAGCTTATTCAAAAAATTTGTTAG
- a CDS encoding GNAT family N-acetyltransferase, whose protein sequence is MLIQKVTINELDSLTELFNLYRVFYNQKSDVNSARKFLTERILKEESVVFIALNGHESLGFVQLYPSFSSVSMQRSWVLNDLFVKETARGQGVGEKLMKTAIEFAKETGAKGVLLETAKDNTTAQRLYEKIGFIREGNYYYYFSN, encoded by the coding sequence ATGCTGATCCAAAAAGTAACCATAAACGAACTCGATTCTTTAACGGAATTATTTAATTTGTACAGGGTGTTTTATAACCAAAAGTCTGATGTGAATAGTGCGAGGAAGTTTTTAACGGAAAGAATCTTGAAAGAAGAGTCCGTAGTGTTTATCGCTCTTAATGGACATGAGTCGCTTGGTTTTGTTCAGCTCTATCCGTCGTTTTCAAGTGTGAGTATGCAGCGGTCATGGGTATTAAATGATTTATTTGTAAAGGAAACTGCCCGTGGACAAGGAGTGGGAGAGAAATTAATGAAAACGGCGATTGAATTTGCTAAGGAAACAGGGGCAAAAGGAGTTTTGTTAGAAACTGCCAAGGATAACACGACAGCACAAAGACTCTATGAAAAAATTGGTTTTATAAGAGAAGGAAATTATTATTATTATTTTTCTAATTAA
- a CDS encoding VanZ family protein — MILLNGSFIIFLGVICYIIGRGIFLGLKHKNKKIVYWLKEIFYFLFVLYLLMVISVTLFPLALWIDFHWENIKYGINLIPLVSIIKDIRSIGIAYDGDTVFMISLIVRNVGGNILLLMPLGFFVPILFRKNIKRTVILGFFISVSIEFIQFFELLAGGRGRTVDVDDILCNVIGACFGYLIFKLVDRFQIKFLQNLNPEKMNM, encoded by the coding sequence ATGATTTTACTTAATGGCAGTTTCATTATTTTTCTTGGCGTGATCTGTTATATTATTGGGCGTGGGATTTTTTTAGGACTAAAACATAAAAACAAAAAAATAGTATATTGGTTAAAGGAAATATTTTACTTTCTCTTTGTTTTGTACTTGCTAATGGTTATATCCGTAACACTTTTTCCATTGGCATTGTGGATTGATTTTCATTGGGAAAATATTAAGTATGGTATTAATCTAATTCCGCTTGTATCTATTATTAAAGATATCAGATCAATAGGCATAGCTTATGATGGTGATACCGTGTTCATGATTAGTCTAATTGTTAGAAATGTAGGGGGCAATATTTTATTATTAATGCCTTTAGGATTTTTTGTACCCATATTATTTAGAAAAAATATTAAGAGAACTGTTATCCTAGGATTTTTCATCTCAGTTAGTATCGAATTTATTCAGTTTTTTGAACTATTAGCCGGCGGGCGCGGTCGTACTGTCGATGTTGACGATATTCTTTGTAATGTTATAGGTGCTTGTTTTGGGTACCTTATTTTTAAATTAGTTGATCGATTTCAAATAAAATTTTTACAAAACCTTAATCCCGAGAAGATGAACATGTAG
- a CDS encoding FtsW/RodA/SpoVE family cell cycle protein produces the protein MANKKYIFLNEVTDQIKSKEAKKYVADELGYHLQEAKNSWMEKGLPVAEAEVKAIDQMGSPIKLGKQMNKLHKPKVDWFMIILLVTTLGLGFLPMISLEYMDTRHFSVNKTIIVLLGGTVAIGIMLIDYRKWKTRGWLFYSLGVLLLIVIMCFSNTTINGAPLLRIPSIITIESSKSLPLFFLAWASFFTNEKLKIWQFAILFFVPFLLFFSVHSIPITFIMYTVMVFVMLWWSKFSRKTILFITGSTVGLFMIVAFTYWPFLMTYHKRSLLAFLNPEKDPNGAGYLFLRVNELMSKAGWFGNPVKKEFIPGAHTDFVFVSLTYIYGWLFAIALVIILSLIMVRFIFVSNKIHDSFAKLLLIGAVALYSVQLASNVGMALGVFPHTSISLPFISYGLMPVLLNSFLIGIVLSVYRRKDLLLTRYS, from the coding sequence GTGGCAAATAAAAAGTATATCTTCTTAAATGAGGTTACAGACCAAATTAAATCAAAGGAAGCAAAGAAATATGTTGCCGATGAATTAGGTTATCATTTACAGGAAGCAAAGAATTCTTGGATGGAGAAGGGATTACCGGTAGCTGAGGCCGAGGTAAAGGCCATTGATCAGATGGGCAGCCCTATCAAATTGGGAAAACAGATGAACAAACTTCACAAGCCAAAAGTTGATTGGTTCATGATTATCCTATTGGTTACAACATTAGGACTAGGATTTTTACCGATGATTTCGCTGGAATACATGGATACAAGGCATTTTTCAGTCAATAAAACCATCATTGTACTACTTGGTGGTACCGTTGCAATTGGTATCATGTTAATCGATTATCGCAAATGGAAAACGCGAGGTTGGTTGTTTTACTCTCTAGGGGTTCTCTTATTGATCGTGATTATGTGTTTTTCAAATACAACTATTAATGGTGCCCCACTGCTTAGGATCCCATCAATCATTACGATAGAAAGCTCAAAGTCGCTGCCACTCTTTTTTCTTGCCTGGGCATCCTTTTTTACTAATGAAAAGCTTAAAATCTGGCAATTTGCCATTTTATTTTTCGTTCCATTCCTATTATTCTTCTCCGTCCATAGTATCCCAATCACCTTTATTATGTATACAGTTATGGTATTCGTGATGCTTTGGTGGAGTAAATTCAGTAGGAAAACGATATTGTTTATAACCGGAAGTACGGTTGGATTATTCATGATTGTCGCATTTACTTATTGGCCATTCCTTATGACGTACCATAAACGAAGCTTGCTGGCATTTTTAAATCCCGAGAAAGATCCAAATGGAGCAGGGTATTTGTTTTTACGCGTGAATGAATTAATGTCAAAAGCAGGATGGTTTGGAAACCCGGTAAAAAAGGAATTTATCCCGGGAGCACATACGGATTTTGTTTTTGTAAGCTTAACCTATATTTACGGGTGGTTATTTGCAATCGCATTGGTAATCATACTCTCCCTTATTATGGTGAGATTTATATTTGTCTCTAATAAGATCCATGATTCTTTCGCAAAACTTCTTCTGATTGGTGCTGTAGCACTTTATAGTGTACAGCTGGCTAGCAACGTCGGAATGGCACTCGGGGTCTTTCCACATACCTCAATATCCTTGCCCTTTATTAGCTATGGATTAATGCCGGTTTTGCTAAATTCCTTTCTAATCGGAATTGTGTTAAGTGTTTATCGCAGGAAGGATTTACTTTTAACTCGATATAGTTAA
- a CDS encoding PadR family transcriptional regulator, with the protein MEDRLKTLKKSMDRTTFSQLNFTEQLRKDIREKINGQDENEEDVLLAVMQLLVHEKTGFELAKLLRGRGIRKFEDTEGFLYILLHRLEQNQCIQATWNESKAKYYRLSDKGKKILQKAEKRHSKKRFALKELLEG; encoded by the coding sequence ATGGAGGATCGTTTAAAGACTTTAAAAAAATCTATGGATCGAACTACTTTTTCTCAGTTGAATTTTACCGAGCAGCTCCGAAAAGACATTCGTGAAAAAATCAATGGACAGGATGAAAATGAAGAGGATGTATTACTTGCTGTCATGCAACTTCTTGTTCATGAGAAAACAGGCTTCGAATTAGCAAAACTTTTACGAGGGCGGGGCATTCGGAAATTCGAGGATACCGAAGGATTTCTATACATTCTTCTCCATCGATTGGAACAGAACCAATGTATCCAAGCTACCTGGAACGAATCGAAAGCAAAATATTATCGACTTTCGGATAAAGGCAAAAAAATCTTGCAAAAGGCAGAAAAACGACATTCAAAGAAACGATTTGCTTTAAAAGAATTGCTTGAGGGGTGA
- a CDS encoding sigma-70 family RNA polymerase sigma factor — protein MEELTAEVIETEDKEALIDEIMTRYGQEILQLVYSYVKNKGLAEDLTQDIFIKCYKSLHTYSGKSKLRTWLWRIAINHCKDYLKSWYNRNVVMTNEEPANSQTKKEMVEQVVIQKEEDDELIGAILMLPIKYREVIYLFYYEELPIKEIAVLTDTGDNTVKTRLKRAKELLKERLEA, from the coding sequence GTGGAAGAATTAACAGCAGAAGTGATAGAAACTGAAGATAAGGAAGCTCTTATCGATGAAATTATGACCAGGTACGGCCAGGAAATCTTGCAGCTTGTTTATTCTTATGTGAAAAATAAAGGGCTCGCTGAGGACCTTACTCAGGATATTTTTATTAAATGTTACAAATCTCTTCATACATACAGCGGAAAATCGAAGCTGCGGACGTGGCTATGGCGAATTGCAATCAATCATTGTAAGGACTACCTGAAAAGCTGGTATAACCGGAACGTCGTCATGACAAATGAAGAACCGGCAAACAGCCAAACGAAAAAGGAAATGGTGGAGCAGGTCGTAATCCAAAAAGAAGAGGATGATGAGTTGATTGGAGCGATACTGATGCTGCCAATTAAATATCGTGAAGTGATTTATCTGTTTTATTATGAGGAATTGCCGATTAAGGAAATCGCTGTACTCACCGATACAGGTGATAACACGGTTAAAACCAGATTGAAACGCGCAAAAGAACTGCTAAAAGAACGATTGGAGGCATAA
- a CDS encoding SET domain-containing protein: MIEVRTSKLSDGDLNRGVFATCDIAKGELIHAAPVIPYPNEEHVHIEKTLLADYAFEYGINHTALLLGYGMLFNHSYQPNAIYEINFPNHTFDFYAYRDIKAGEEILINYNGDVDDDEPLWFHREENNDSENE, translated from the coding sequence ATGATTGAAGTAAGAACTTCGAAGCTTAGTGATGGGGATTTAAATAGAGGGGTATTTGCAACATGTGATATCGCAAAAGGGGAGCTTATTCATGCAGCACCTGTTATTCCTTACCCAAATGAGGAGCATGTTCATATTGAAAAAACATTGCTGGCTGACTATGCATTTGAGTACGGCATAAACCATACAGCGCTTCTCTTAGGATATGGCATGCTATTTAACCATTCTTATCAGCCAAATGCTATTTATGAAATTAATTTTCCGAATCATACGTTTGACTTTTATGCCTACCGGGATATAAAAGCAGGTGAAGAAATCCTTATCAACTATAATGGTGACGTGGATGACGATGAACCGCTGTGGTTTCATAGGGAAGAAAATAACGACTCTGAAAATGAGTAA
- a CDS encoding VOC family protein, translated as MSVDVYLNFNGNTREAVDFYAHVFETEKPKIMTFGESPQNPDYPLPEEAKNLVMHARLDIDGSNVMFSDVFPGMPYIEGNNISLAIVNQNKEKIISYYDKLKEGGTVVMELQETFWSKCYGQVKDKFGIEWQLNYDNGEMFK; from the coding sequence ATGTCTGTAGATGTTTATTTGAATTTTAATGGGAACACGCGCGAAGCAGTGGATTTTTATGCCCATGTTTTCGAAACAGAAAAACCAAAAATTATGACTTTTGGTGAATCGCCTCAAAATCCAGATTATCCGCTTCCAGAGGAAGCAAAAAATTTGGTCATGCATGCACGGCTTGACATTGATGGCAGTAATGTCATGTTTTCTGATGTTTTTCCTGGCATGCCTTATATTGAAGGAAATAATATAAGCCTAGCGATCGTAAATCAAAACAAGGAAAAAATTATATCTTATTATGACAAATTAAAAGAAGGCGGTACTGTTGTGATGGAACTGCAAGAAACCTTCTGGAGCAAATGTTATGGGCAAGTAAAAGATAAGTTTGGTATTGAATGGCAATTAAATTATGACAATGGAGAAATGTTTAAATAA
- a CDS encoding DnaJ family domain-containing protein yields MSLKKDGQDESLNQKSNDYNLDEDIKNHPGFGKPLPSHLFSGDIYANFTKTAKEAGYLPPFIELQKEIRQEIAKTIKLKGNDTKESEAKDMIDEINKKIQKYNTICPPMMQKGRINFNSIENQYINWE; encoded by the coding sequence ATGTCATTAAAAAAAGATGGACAAGATGAATCCCTGAATCAAAAATCGAATGATTACAATTTAGATGAGGACATAAAAAATCATCCTGGATTCGGGAAACCATTACCTTCACATCTATTCTCAGGTGATATTTATGCTAATTTTACCAAGACTGCTAAAGAGGCGGGGTACTTACCGCCATTTATAGAATTGCAAAAAGAAATAAGGCAAGAGATTGCGAAAACAATAAAATTAAAGGGGAACGATACGAAGGAGTCGGAAGCAAAGGATATGATTGATGAAATTAATAAGAAAATCCAAAAGTATAACACGATTTGTCCACCCATGATGCAAAAAGGAAGGATTAATTTTAATAGTATCGAAAATCAATATATAAATTGGGAATAA